The Magnetococcus sp. PR-3 genome has a segment encoding these proteins:
- the yddG gene encoding aromatic amino acid exporter YddG: protein MSNRTATRLGFGAILLWSTLGLLTAIAGPLPPFQMVALTFSVSAVMGLIGIISPGPWGRSMHKYPLKLWGLGLWGLFGYHFFYFLALGHAPAVEANLINYLWPLLIVLFSGLLPNEHLSRWSIIGVVLGFIGAASVVVTAEGSLSNEAAGFGYFMAVMAALAWSSYSVLSRHFAHIGSDAVAGFCLLTAISAWACHISMETWVAPSLTQYAALTSLGLGPVGLAFFLWDRGMKRGDIQLLGTLSYLTPLLSTLLLISFGHGQWRSSLLMAALLIVSGAFLASKKSTERTPPTLKTP, encoded by the coding sequence ATGTCAAACCGTACCGCCACACGCCTTGGCTTTGGTGCCATTCTTCTTTGGTCTACGCTGGGTCTACTCACAGCTATAGCAGGACCACTCCCCCCTTTTCAAATGGTTGCATTAACATTTTCAGTTTCTGCAGTTATGGGTCTGATTGGCATCATCAGTCCTGGTCCTTGGGGGCGCAGTATGCATAAATACCCACTCAAACTATGGGGGTTGGGATTGTGGGGGCTGTTTGGGTATCACTTTTTCTATTTTCTCGCTTTGGGCCATGCACCTGCTGTTGAAGCTAACCTTATCAATTATTTATGGCCTCTACTCATTGTTTTGTTTTCAGGCCTATTGCCTAATGAACATCTTTCTCGCTGGTCTATCATAGGGGTTGTACTGGGCTTTATCGGGGCAGCGTCTGTTGTGGTCACGGCTGAGGGTTCATTGAGTAATGAGGCGGCTGGTTTTGGTTATTTCATGGCGGTTATGGCGGCCTTAGCTTGGTCAAGCTATTCGGTACTTAGTCGCCATTTTGCACATATTGGTAGTGATGCTGTGGCGGGCTTTTGCCTGCTTACTGCGATCAGCGCCTGGGCCTGTCATATCAGTATGGAAACATGGGTTGCACCAAGCCTGACCCAATATGCTGCATTAACCAGCCTTGGTTTGGGGCCTGTTGGGCTGGCTTTTTTCTTGTGGGATCGGGGCATGAAACGAGGAGATATTCAACTCTTAGGTACACTTTCCTACCTTACCCCCCTACTCTCTACCTTACTTCTGATAAGCTTTGGGCATGGCCAATGGCGCTCTAGTTTATTGATGGCTGCCCTACTTATTGTGAGCGGCGCATTTCTGGCTTCTAAAAAAAGCACCGAGCGTACACCACCAACTCTAAAAACACCGTAG
- a CDS encoding acyloxyacyl hydrolase translates to MKKHMLVAMSVCAGLCSPPLHAQEVGPELRLGAMLHDIDFLSFNREGGQDLNGEILFATPRLLSSMGSPRPHVGFALNSDGYTSQLYTGLTWHHRWLNQLFVEGSLGGTVHNGDTLNYASDRKSLGSQVLFRLSASVGYQLTKQNSLSLMVDHISNAYLADENEGLDTIGLRIGHRF, encoded by the coding sequence ATGAAAAAGCACATGTTGGTGGCTATGTCGGTTTGTGCAGGGTTGTGCTCACCTCCTCTACATGCTCAAGAGGTGGGTCCAGAGTTGCGCTTAGGGGCGATGTTGCATGATATTGATTTTTTGAGTTTTAACCGAGAAGGTGGTCAAGATCTTAATGGTGAAATTCTATTTGCGACACCGCGTTTATTGTCATCCATGGGCAGCCCTAGGCCCCATGTGGGCTTTGCCCTTAACAGTGACGGCTATACCAGTCAGCTCTATACAGGGCTAACCTGGCACCATAGATGGCTCAATCAGCTTTTTGTGGAAGGGTCATTGGGGGGGACGGTTCATAATGGCGACACCTTAAACTATGCTTCAGACCGTAAAAGTCTTGGTTCTCAGGTACTGTTCCGTCTCTCGGCCTCTGTCGGGTATCAACTAACCAAGCAGAATAGCCTTTCACTGATGGTGGATCATATCTCCAACGCCTATCTTGCCGATGAAAATGAGGGGTTGGATACCATTGGCTTACGCATCGGTCACCGCTTTTAG